A single genomic interval of Terriglobales bacterium harbors:
- a CDS encoding cytochrome c, which yields MRILIPLICVSLLFCVSCSGPAQSPPSVQAAPPQVKAPAPQAISGQAMYTAYCASCHGVDGKGGGPAAPALKSRLPDLTLMAKKKNGRFPEGDVFQVIKWGGGIVGHGSKEMPVWGIAFRTLSPKDEAEVNLRIKSLIQYLESIQQK from the coding sequence ATGCGCATCCTTATTCCGCTCATCTGCGTTTCCCTGCTGTTTTGCGTTTCCTGCTCCGGCCCTGCCCAATCCCCGCCATCCGTCCAGGCGGCGCCACCGCAGGTGAAAGCGCCTGCTCCCCAAGCCATCTCCGGCCAGGCCATGTACACCGCCTACTGCGCCAGCTGTCATGGGGTGGACGGCAAAGGCGGAGGCCCCGCAGCCCCTGCCCTGAAGAGCAGGCTCCCCGACTTGACCCTGATGGCCAAGAAGAAGAACGGCAGGTTCCCTGAAGGAGATGTCTTCCAGGTGATCAAGTGGGGTGGCGGCATCGTCGGCCACGGCTCCAAGGAGATGCCGGTTTGGGGGATCGCCTTCCGCACGCTCAGCCCCAAAGATGAAGCGGAAGTGAACCTCCGTATCAAGAGCCTCATTCAATATCTGGAGTCGATACAACAGAAATGA
- a CDS encoding methyltransferase domain-containing protein: protein MDNRRQILERFSQQADRFERRGSSVANRDWVRWGASLIELRPDRTALDVAGGTGLLGRAVAGGLQSVIVLDLTPAMLEMGRTAAASEGARNVSFMRGDAKRLPFRDSSLKIVMTRFSLHHIPHPEDVIAEMKRVAAAGGQIAVTDIISTDVPAVAAEHNRLERLRDPSHVRALTRRELEHLFTDAGLTILRSDARDLVAEVDEWLALTQPAADAVREIRSALEHELQGGPPTGMRPSMRDGRLMYVQSAVALVAQPSTK from the coding sequence ATGGACAATCGTCGGCAGATCCTCGAGCGCTTCAGTCAGCAGGCCGACCGTTTCGAGCGGCGCGGCTCCAGTGTCGCCAACCGCGACTGGGTCCGCTGGGGGGCCTCGTTGATCGAATTGCGGCCCGATCGCACCGCTCTCGACGTGGCCGGCGGCACCGGACTCCTGGGCCGCGCCGTTGCCGGCGGCTTGCAGAGTGTCATCGTCCTCGATCTCACACCTGCCATGCTGGAGATGGGGCGAACCGCAGCAGCCTCCGAGGGCGCTCGAAATGTCTCTTTCATGCGCGGCGATGCCAAGCGCCTGCCCTTTCGCGACTCTTCCTTGAAGATCGTGATGACCCGCTTCTCCCTGCACCACATTCCCCACCCCGAAGACGTGATCGCGGAGATGAAGCGGGTCGCTGCCGCCGGCGGGCAGATCGCGGTCACCGACATCATCTCGACCGACGTCCCCGCCGTCGCCGCGGAGCACAATCGCCTGGAGCGCCTGCGCGATCCTTCGCATGTCCGCGCCCTGACCCGCCGCGAGCTCGAGCACTTGTTCACCGACGCTGGTCTCACCATCCTCCGCAGCGATGCCCGCGACCTGGTGGCCGAGGTCGACGAGTGGCTCGCGCTCACCCAGCCGGCGGCCGATGCCGTCCGCGAGATTCGTTCTGCCTTGGAGCATGAGCTGCAGGGCGGACCGCCCACCGGGATGCGGCCCTCCATGCGCGACGGCCGCCTGATGTACGTCCAATCCGCCGTCGCCCTGGTCGCGCAGCCCTCGACAAAGTAG
- a CDS encoding cupin domain-containing protein, with protein MLKYIKWKDVELEHLNPQIDRQMVTGEDLMLARVLLKKGAIVPEHRHMNEQVTYVLEGALKFWIDGKEIVVHAGEVLCIPPHMPHKAQAMEDTVDLDVFYPPRQDWLTKNDAYLRNAQPA; from the coding sequence ATGCTGAAGTACATCAAGTGGAAAGACGTCGAACTGGAGCACCTGAACCCGCAGATCGACCGGCAGATGGTCACCGGTGAAGACCTGATGCTGGCGCGCGTGCTGCTGAAGAAGGGCGCGATCGTGCCCGAGCACAGGCACATGAATGAGCAAGTGACCTATGTCCTGGAAGGGGCGCTGAAGTTCTGGATCGACGGGAAGGAGATCGTGGTGCATGCCGGCGAAGTGCTGTGCATCCCGCCGCACATGCCGCACAAGGCGCAGGCCATGGAAGACACCGTGGACCTGGACGTCTTCTATCCGCCGCGCCAGGACTGGCTCACGAAGAACGACGCGTACCTGCGCAATGCACAACCGGCCTAG
- a CDS encoding NADPH:quinone reductase, giving the protein MKAIRIHEFGGPEKLKLEQVPDPKPGAGQVVAKVHAAGVNPVETYIRTGTYAMKPNLPYTPGMDGAGEVVSVGEGATRFKAGDRVYTIGSLTGTYAEQALCGEAQVYPLPKNVSFAQGAAMGIPYGTAYRALFHKAKIRAGETLLIHGATGGVGTAAVQLARAHGVTVIATGGTEEGRKLVLKEGAHHALDHHVADMAERLSRLTGGKGVDVILEMLANKNLGKDLPMLAKFGRVVVVGSRGTVEINPRDTMVRDASIIGMTLFNVPPEEMASIHAALVAGLENGTLRPIVGQEIPLAEAARAHEEVMKPTGAHGKIVLVP; this is encoded by the coding sequence ATGAAAGCTATCCGTATCCATGAATTCGGCGGTCCCGAGAAACTGAAGCTGGAACAGGTGCCGGACCCGAAGCCGGGGGCAGGCCAGGTGGTGGCGAAGGTCCACGCCGCCGGCGTGAATCCGGTCGAGACCTACATCCGCACCGGGACCTACGCGATGAAACCCAACCTGCCGTACACGCCGGGGATGGACGGCGCCGGCGAGGTCGTGAGTGTGGGAGAGGGAGCGACGCGTTTCAAGGCAGGCGACCGCGTGTACACCATCGGGAGTCTGACCGGAACCTATGCCGAGCAGGCGCTGTGCGGCGAGGCGCAGGTCTATCCGCTGCCCAAGAACGTGAGCTTTGCGCAGGGCGCGGCCATGGGGATCCCGTACGGCACCGCGTATCGCGCGCTGTTCCACAAGGCGAAGATCAGGGCGGGCGAAACGTTGCTGATCCACGGCGCCACCGGAGGCGTGGGAACGGCGGCGGTGCAATTGGCGCGGGCTCACGGCGTAACCGTCATCGCGACCGGCGGCACCGAGGAAGGGCGCAAGCTGGTGCTGAAGGAAGGCGCGCACCATGCGCTCGACCACCACGTGGCGGACATGGCCGAGCGACTGTCCAGGCTGACAGGCGGCAAAGGCGTGGATGTGATCCTGGAGATGCTCGCCAATAAGAACCTGGGCAAGGACTTGCCGATGCTGGCGAAATTCGGCCGCGTGGTGGTGGTCGGGAGCCGGGGCACGGTGGAGATCAACCCGCGGGACACCATGGTGCGCGACGCGAGCATCATCGGCATGACTCTGTTCAACGTGCCGCCGGAGGAGATGGCCAGCATCCACGCCGCGCTGGTGGCCGGGCTGGAGAACGGGACGCTGCGCCCGATCGTTGGCCAGGAGATCCCGCTGGCCGAGGCTGCGCGTGCGCATGAAGAGGTAATGAAGCCGACCGGCGCGCACGGGAAGATCGTGCTGGTGCCCTAG